One Stenotrophomonas maltophilia DNA window includes the following coding sequences:
- a CDS encoding ligase-associated DNA damage response DEXH box helicase, with the protein MTRSQALRRLEDWFATRGWRSLPFQRAMWRHYLAGESGLLHTPTGSGKTLAMFGGPLLQAMIDPPPSPRRASSVRPLQVLWVTPLRALASDTARALQAVVDGLGLGWRVGLRSGDASNRERRQAREGRVDVLVTTPESLALLLSYPDTLPRMRQLRCVVVDEWHELLGNKRGVLLQLNLGVLRDAAPALQLWGLSATLGNLDEARDVLLPGQPDAPIVQGVRPRAISVRSLLPEPGERFPWAGHLGLAQLPRVLDALMQARSSLLFTNTRAQAELWHQALAAVWPEDQDTLALHHGSLDPALRQQVEDGLRAGALRCVVATSSLDLGVDFPEVEQVLQLGSPKGVARLRQRAGRARHRPGASGAILCVPSHALELAEYAAVRRALAEGVVEARRPPTLSLDVLAQHAVSRALAGGFDSDALLAQVRRTHAFASLGDGPWQAVLTFIVQGGQALAQYPDFHKVVRDDDGYYRMHDRRQALRHRLSIGTISSDGSVRVQFLRGGGLGAVEEQFASRLRRGDRFQFAGRLLELVQLRDMTAFVRLARGRGEGVVPRWQGGQLPLSMPLGRELEWVLSGADDSAESRWLSPLLALQQQLSALPGPEHLLVEEVRRREGQFLFVYPFAGRHVHEALAALLALRCTRRQRNSIGYAVNDHGLVLAPAQAINLDAAQWRALFTTDQLLDDLRAAVNLGELARRQFRGVARVAGLLVPSLPGGMPRSLRQLQASAGLLYDVLREHDPDHLLLALAEREVLHDSLDLPGLQQVLERIGTRSLSVQRPSSLTPLAFPLWAERLRGQFSNEDWRTRVQRAAQQLERRHGR; encoded by the coding sequence ATGACCCGCAGCCAGGCGCTGCGCCGGCTGGAAGACTGGTTCGCGACGCGAGGCTGGCGCTCACTGCCGTTCCAGCGCGCAATGTGGCGGCACTATCTCGCCGGCGAATCCGGGTTGCTGCATACACCCACCGGCAGCGGCAAGACGCTGGCGATGTTCGGCGGCCCGCTGCTGCAGGCCATGATCGACCCACCGCCGTCGCCCCGCCGCGCCAGTTCGGTGCGCCCGCTGCAGGTGCTGTGGGTGACGCCCTTGCGCGCATTGGCAAGCGACACCGCACGCGCACTGCAGGCCGTGGTCGATGGGTTGGGGCTGGGATGGCGGGTCGGCCTGCGCAGTGGTGACGCCAGCAACCGCGAACGACGACAGGCGCGCGAGGGCCGCGTCGACGTGCTGGTGACCACGCCGGAATCGCTGGCGCTGCTGCTGAGCTATCCGGATACGCTGCCGCGCATGCGCCAGCTGCGCTGCGTGGTGGTGGACGAATGGCACGAGCTGCTGGGCAACAAGCGCGGTGTGCTGCTGCAGTTGAATCTGGGCGTGTTGCGCGATGCCGCGCCTGCACTGCAGCTGTGGGGGCTTTCGGCAACGCTGGGCAATCTGGATGAGGCGCGCGACGTGCTGCTGCCCGGGCAGCCCGACGCGCCGATCGTTCAAGGGGTACGCCCACGTGCGATCAGCGTGCGCAGCCTGCTGCCGGAACCCGGTGAACGTTTCCCCTGGGCGGGGCATCTGGGTCTGGCGCAGCTGCCGCGCGTGCTGGACGCGTTGATGCAGGCACGCAGCAGCCTGTTGTTCACCAATACGCGTGCGCAGGCGGAACTATGGCATCAGGCACTGGCCGCGGTCTGGCCCGAGGACCAAGATACACTTGCGCTGCACCACGGCTCGCTGGATCCGGCGCTGCGCCAGCAGGTGGAAGACGGACTGCGCGCGGGCGCGCTGCGCTGCGTGGTGGCAACGTCCAGCCTCGACCTCGGCGTGGACTTCCCCGAGGTTGAACAGGTGCTGCAGCTGGGCAGCCCGAAGGGCGTGGCGCGCCTGCGCCAACGCGCCGGACGTGCACGCCACCGCCCGGGTGCCAGCGGCGCCATCCTGTGCGTGCCCAGCCATGCGCTGGAACTGGCCGAGTACGCCGCGGTGCGCCGTGCGTTGGCCGAAGGCGTGGTCGAAGCGCGCAGGCCGCCGACGCTGTCGCTGGATGTGCTGGCCCAGCATGCGGTAAGCCGCGCCCTGGCCGGTGGCTTCGACAGCGATGCACTACTGGCGCAGGTGCGGCGCACCCACGCCTTCGCATCACTCGGCGACGGCCCATGGCAGGCAGTTCTGACCTTCATCGTGCAGGGCGGCCAGGCGCTGGCCCAGTACCCCGATTTCCACAAGGTCGTGCGCGATGACGACGGCTACTACCGCATGCACGATCGCCGCCAGGCACTGCGCCATCGGTTGTCGATCGGCACCATCAGCAGCGATGGCAGCGTGCGCGTGCAGTTCCTGCGCGGTGGTGGCCTGGGCGCCGTGGAGGAGCAGTTCGCCAGCCGACTGCGCCGCGGTGATCGCTTCCAGTTCGCCGGGCGCCTGCTGGAACTGGTGCAGCTGCGCGACATGACCGCCTTCGTGCGCCTGGCACGAGGGCGCGGTGAGGGTGTCGTGCCGCGATGGCAGGGAGGCCAGTTGCCGCTGTCGATGCCGCTCGGCCGCGAGCTGGAGTGGGTACTGTCCGGCGCCGACGACAGTGCCGAATCACGCTGGTTGTCACCCTTGCTGGCATTGCAGCAGCAGTTGTCGGCGCTTCCCGGCCCAGAACATCTGCTGGTGGAAGAGGTGCGGCGCCGCGAAGGCCAGTTCCTGTTCGTCTACCCCTTTGCCGGCCGCCACGTGCACGAGGCGCTGGCCGCCTTGCTGGCACTGCGCTGTACCCGCCGGCAGCGCAACAGCATCGGCTATGCGGTGAACGATCATGGCCTGGTGCTGGCACCAGCGCAGGCGATCAATCTGGATGCGGCGCAATGGCGCGCATTGTTCACCACCGATCAGCTGCTGGACGATCTGCGTGCCGCGGTGAATCTTGGCGAGCTGGCGCGGCGCCAGTTCCGTGGCGTCGCACGCGTAGCGGGCCTGCTGGTCCCCAGCCTGCCTGGCGGCATGCCGCGATCGCTGCGCCAGCTGCAGGCCTCGGCGGGCCTGCTGTACGACGTACTGCGCGAGCACGATCCCGACCATCTGCTGCTGGCCCTGGCCGAGCGCGAAGTACTGCACGACAGCCTGGACCTTCCCGGACTGCAGCAGGTACTGGAACGGATCGGCACGCGGTCGCTGTCGGTGCAGCGCCCTTCATCGCTCACGCCACTGGCCTTTCCACTGTGGGCAGAGCGGCTGCGCGGGCAATTCAGCAACGAAGACTGGCGCACCCGCGTGCAGCGCGCCGCACAACAGCTGGAGCGCCGCCATGGCCGATGA
- a CDS encoding acyl-CoA dehydrogenase family protein, which produces MSGPSFSSNAPYETHVVLNQPPPFAGRQLWTDDVALMEAVQREGAGSFAPRLAVYGALAGDELYRIGFDANRDRPRLRTHDAQGHRIDTVEFHPAYHQLMGTAKSHGVAGLSWHEPQPGAHVARAALSYLHHQAEAGTSCPLTMTHAAVAVLQAQPHLAEWTRKAAAPVYDPRDVPVADKAGITLGMGMTEKQGGSDVRANSTRAEPIDGERYRLVGHKWFFSAPMCDGFLVLAQAPGGLTCLLMPRRLADGDRNAFRLMRLKDKLGDWANASSEVEFCGAQAWRVGEEGRGVPTIIGMVMMTRLDCMLGAAAEMRMALSQALHHARHRRTFGKLLVEHPLMANVLADLALESEAATVLSMRIARAVDRAGVDANEAALARVGTALGKYWLCKRAPAFVNEAQECLGGAGYVEESMLPRLYRQAPLNSIWEGSGNIQCLDVLRALAREPEALAALRAELAAVADRDARYAAALQRWAAAPPPDESQARLFCERTALLLQAALLLRARSPMAEAFVRSRLEGEHGLVFGTLPVGVDLSAMLARALP; this is translated from the coding sequence ATGAGTGGACCCAGCTTCAGCAGCAACGCGCCGTATGAAACCCATGTGGTGCTGAACCAGCCGCCGCCGTTCGCGGGGCGCCAGTTGTGGACCGATGACGTGGCGCTGATGGAGGCGGTGCAGCGCGAAGGCGCGGGCAGCTTCGCGCCGCGGCTGGCGGTTTATGGCGCACTGGCGGGGGATGAGCTGTACCGGATCGGCTTCGATGCCAACCGTGATCGTCCGCGCCTGCGCACGCACGATGCGCAGGGCCACCGCATCGATACGGTGGAGTTCCATCCGGCCTACCACCAGCTGATGGGTACGGCGAAGTCGCACGGTGTCGCTGGATTGTCCTGGCACGAGCCACAGCCCGGCGCACACGTCGCGCGGGCGGCGCTGAGCTACCTGCACCACCAGGCCGAAGCCGGCACCAGTTGTCCATTGACCATGACCCATGCCGCGGTGGCGGTGCTGCAGGCACAACCACATCTTGCAGAGTGGACGCGCAAGGCCGCCGCCCCGGTCTATGACCCGCGCGATGTACCGGTGGCGGACAAGGCCGGCATCACCCTGGGTATGGGCATGACCGAGAAGCAGGGCGGTTCCGACGTGCGTGCCAACAGCACGCGTGCCGAACCAATCGATGGCGAACGCTACCGCCTGGTGGGCCACAAGTGGTTCTTCTCCGCACCGATGTGCGACGGCTTTCTGGTGTTGGCACAAGCGCCGGGCGGATTGACCTGTCTGTTGATGCCGCGCCGGCTGGCCGATGGCGACCGCAACGCGTTCCGGTTGATGCGGCTGAAGGACAAACTCGGTGACTGGGCCAACGCGTCCAGCGAGGTCGAGTTCTGCGGCGCACAGGCATGGCGCGTGGGCGAAGAGGGGCGCGGCGTGCCCACCATCATCGGCATGGTGATGATGACCCGCCTGGACTGCATGCTGGGCGCGGCGGCGGAGATGCGCATGGCCTTGTCGCAGGCGCTGCACCATGCACGCCATCGGCGCACGTTCGGCAAGCTGCTGGTGGAGCACCCGCTGATGGCCAACGTGCTGGCCGACCTGGCGCTGGAGTCGGAGGCGGCCACGGTGCTGTCGATGCGCATCGCGCGTGCAGTGGACCGTGCCGGTGTGGACGCCAACGAAGCTGCGTTGGCACGGGTGGGGACGGCGCTCGGGAAGTACTGGCTGTGCAAGCGCGCGCCGGCCTTCGTCAACGAAGCACAGGAGTGCCTGGGAGGGGCGGGCTACGTGGAGGAGTCGATGCTGCCGCGGCTGTACCGGCAGGCACCGTTGAATTCGATCTGGGAGGGCAGCGGCAACATCCAGTGCCTGGACGTGCTGCGCGCGCTGGCGCGCGAACCGGAGGCGCTGGCGGCGCTGCGCGCTGAGCTGGCAGCGGTGGCCGATCGCGATGCGCGCTACGCAGCGGCTTTGCAGCGTTGGGCAGCGGCGCCGCCACCGGATGAGTCGCAGGCGCGGCTGTTCTGCGAGCGTACTGCGCTGCTGTTGCAGGCCGCGTTGCTGTTGCGTGCGCGCAGCCCGATGGCGGAGGCGTTCGTGCGCAGCCGGCTGGAAGGGGAGCACGGGCTGGTGTTCGGGACGCTGCCGGTGGGCGTGGATCTGTCGGCGATGCTGGCACGCGCGCTGCCGTAG
- a CDS encoding ATP-dependent DNA ligase: protein MKAFAALYQRLDRSTATLDKRAALVDYFRQARAHDAAWALYLLSGGKVGGARRKIAASGELRAWIAEESGLPAWLVEDSYTQVGDLAETLTLLLNDPSQPAADRPLAEWIEQHLLAVANQPEAVRRAAVVAGWQQLCSSERLVFNKLLTGALRVGVSQRLVQQALAEWSGLDIARIAQRMLGEWVPSPGLLGQLLSPDELPLDRQQPYPFFLASPLEGDPAERLGPVEDWLLEWKWDGIRLQLLRRRGEVALWSRGEERLDGRFPEIEQAAMALPDGCVLDGELLAWDEATDLPRAFTALQTRIQRRKPGAATLRNTPVRVLAYDLLEHDGADLRELPLRERRARLADIVGALGDARIQLSPDVAAEDWPQAAAMRDMARERGVEGLMLKRRASPYQAGRRRGDWWKWKVDPLTIDAVLLYAQAGHGRRSTLYTDYTFGVWDGDTLVPVAKAYSGLDDKEILVLDRWIRANTRERFGPVRSVRAEQVFELGFEAVNRSSRHKSGIAVRFPRILRWRHDKPASEADQLATLQALAR, encoded by the coding sequence ATGAAGGCCTTCGCTGCGCTCTACCAGCGCCTGGATCGCAGCACTGCCACGCTGGACAAACGTGCAGCGCTGGTCGACTACTTCCGCCAGGCGCGCGCGCACGACGCCGCATGGGCGCTGTACCTGCTCAGCGGTGGCAAGGTGGGCGGCGCACGCCGCAAGATCGCCGCCAGCGGCGAGCTGCGCGCCTGGATTGCCGAAGAATCCGGCTTGCCGGCCTGGTTGGTGGAAGACAGCTATACGCAGGTGGGTGATCTGGCCGAAACGCTGACCCTGCTGTTGAATGATCCATCGCAGCCAGCTGCCGACCGCCCATTGGCCGAATGGATCGAACAGCATCTGCTGGCAGTGGCCAATCAACCCGAAGCAGTGCGCCGTGCGGCGGTTGTCGCAGGCTGGCAGCAGTTGTGCAGCAGCGAACGCCTGGTGTTCAACAAGCTGCTGACCGGTGCCCTGCGCGTAGGCGTTTCGCAGCGACTGGTGCAGCAGGCGCTGGCCGAATGGTCCGGCCTGGACATCGCACGCATCGCCCAGCGCATGCTTGGCGAGTGGGTGCCCTCGCCCGGACTGCTGGGCCAGCTGCTGTCGCCAGATGAGCTGCCACTGGACCGGCAGCAACCCTACCCGTTCTTCCTCGCCTCGCCCCTGGAAGGCGATCCTGCCGAACGCCTCGGCCCTGTCGAAGATTGGTTGCTGGAATGGAAATGGGATGGCATCCGCCTGCAGCTGCTGCGCCGGCGTGGCGAGGTCGCATTGTGGTCGCGTGGCGAAGAGCGGCTGGATGGCCGCTTCCCCGAAATCGAACAGGCGGCGATGGCGCTTCCCGATGGCTGCGTACTGGACGGAGAGCTGCTGGCCTGGGATGAAGCTACGGACCTGCCGCGTGCCTTCACCGCGCTGCAGACCCGCATCCAGCGCCGCAAGCCCGGTGCGGCCACCCTGCGCAACACGCCGGTGCGCGTGCTCGCCTATGACCTGCTGGAACACGATGGCGCGGACCTGCGTGAGCTGCCGTTGCGGGAACGGCGTGCACGGCTTGCCGACATCGTCGGTGCCTTGGGTGATGCACGGATCCAGCTCTCACCCGACGTTGCCGCCGAAGACTGGCCGCAGGCGGCAGCGATGCGCGACATGGCACGCGAACGCGGCGTGGAAGGGCTGATGCTGAAACGTCGTGCCTCGCCCTACCAGGCCGGGCGACGCCGCGGTGACTGGTGGAAATGGAAGGTCGATCCGCTCACCATCGATGCAGTGCTCTTGTATGCACAGGCTGGCCATGGGCGGCGCAGCACGCTGTACACCGACTACACCTTCGGTGTCTGGGATGGCGACACCCTGGTGCCGGTGGCCAAGGCGTATTCGGGCTTGGACGACAAGGAGATCCTCGTGCTTGACCGCTGGATCCGCGCAAACACCCGCGAGCGTTTCGGGCCTGTACGCAGCGTACGCGCCGAACAGGTCTTCGAACTCGGCTTCGAAGCGGTCAACCGCAGCAGCCGGCACAAGTCCGGAATCGCCGTGCGCTTTCCACGCATCCTGCGCTGGCGGCACGACAAACCGGCCAGTGAGGCCGATCAGCTGGCCACCCTGCAGGCGCTGGCGCGATGA
- the pdeM gene encoding ligase-associated DNA damage response endonuclease PdeM: MADELPLLLAGEPLTLLGARAIYWPARQALLIADLHLGKADVFRRSGIALPAGGTRTDLQRLQSLLDTYTCRELWILGDILHGPAHRAAWYQQWLAWRERNAALDVHVLRGNHDRQLPHAQLQVHIHDEVRLQPFLLRHEPMPDAALHVIAGHLHPQIALPSLRRRFPAFWLRERMTILPAFSAFTAGIMPVPAHSERMVACVEEGLVDLPVR, encoded by the coding sequence ATGGCCGATGAACTTCCGCTGCTGCTGGCCGGTGAGCCGCTGACGCTGCTTGGCGCGCGCGCCATCTACTGGCCCGCACGGCAGGCACTGCTGATCGCCGACCTGCACCTGGGCAAGGCCGATGTGTTCCGTCGTTCCGGCATCGCGCTGCCCGCTGGCGGTACCCGTACCGACCTGCAGCGCCTGCAGTCACTGCTGGACACTTACACCTGCCGCGAACTCTGGATCCTGGGCGACATCCTGCATGGGCCGGCACATCGCGCCGCGTGGTACCAGCAATGGTTGGCATGGCGCGAGCGCAATGCCGCGCTGGACGTGCATGTACTGCGCGGCAATCACGATCGGCAGCTACCGCATGCGCAGCTGCAGGTACATATCCACGATGAGGTACGGCTGCAGCCGTTCCTGCTTCGCCATGAGCCGATGCCCGATGCGGCATTGCACGTGATCGCAGGTCATCTGCATCCGCAGATCGCCTTGCCGTCATTGCGGCGGCGCTTCCCCGCGTTCTGGCTGCGCGAGCGCATGACGATCCTGCCGGCGTTCTCCGCGTTCACCGCTGGAATCATGCCCGTACCTGCCCACAGCGAGCGGATGGTCGCCTGTGTGGAGGAGGGCCTGGTGGACCTGCCCGTACGGTGA
- a CDS encoding thiolase family protein, translated as MSNIVIAAAKRTAIGSFLGQFNGVPTPTLGAAAIAAALEQSGVPASDVSEVLMGCVLPANLGQAPARQAAIAAGIPLSTGATTLNKVCGSGMKTIMLGHDLIKAGSARIVVAGGMESMSNAPHMLPNSRTGNRFGNFQAVDHMAHDGLINAYDGKAMGEFAECAVDKYKFSREEQDAYAIESVKRAQAAQANGAFADEIVAVKVATRKGEVEVTTDEQPGRSDIAKIPTLRPAFKKDGSVTAASSSSISDGAAAVVLLTEEDAAARGITPLARIVGHATHSQEPEWFTTAPIGALHTLLEKTGWSLDQVDLFEINEAFAVVAMAPMRELGIPHDKLNVNGGACALGHPIGASGARLVVTLVNALRTRGGKRGIATLCIGGGEATAIAIELI; from the coding sequence ATGTCCAACATCGTCATCGCCGCCGCCAAGCGCACCGCCATCGGCTCCTTCCTCGGCCAGTTCAACGGCGTGCCGACCCCCACCCTCGGCGCGGCCGCCATCGCCGCCGCCCTGGAGCAGTCGGGTGTCCCGGCCAGCGACGTTTCTGAAGTCCTGATGGGCTGCGTGCTGCCGGCCAATCTCGGCCAGGCGCCGGCCCGCCAGGCTGCGATCGCCGCCGGCATCCCGCTGTCGACCGGTGCCACCACGCTGAACAAGGTGTGCGGCTCGGGCATGAAGACCATCATGCTTGGCCATGACCTGATCAAGGCCGGTTCGGCCCGCATCGTGGTCGCCGGCGGCATGGAATCGATGTCCAACGCCCCGCACATGCTGCCGAACTCGCGTACCGGCAACCGCTTCGGCAACTTCCAGGCGGTCGACCACATGGCGCACGACGGCCTGATCAACGCCTACGACGGCAAGGCCATGGGCGAATTCGCCGAGTGCGCCGTGGACAAGTACAAGTTCAGCCGCGAAGAGCAGGACGCCTACGCCATCGAATCGGTCAAGCGTGCCCAGGCCGCGCAGGCCAACGGTGCATTCGCCGATGAAATCGTCGCGGTGAAGGTCGCCACCCGCAAGGGTGAGGTCGAAGTCACCACCGACGAGCAGCCCGGCCGCTCCGACATTGCCAAGATCCCGACCCTGCGCCCGGCCTTCAAGAAGGACGGCAGTGTCACCGCCGCCAGTTCCTCCAGCATTTCCGACGGCGCCGCTGCAGTGGTCCTGCTGACCGAGGAAGACGCAGCCGCGCGCGGCATCACCCCGCTGGCCCGCATCGTCGGCCACGCCACCCATTCGCAGGAGCCGGAGTGGTTCACCACCGCCCCGATCGGCGCGCTGCACACGCTGCTGGAGAAGACCGGCTGGTCGCTGGACCAGGTCGACCTGTTCGAAATCAACGAAGCCTTCGCCGTGGTGGCGATGGCGCCGATGCGCGAACTGGGCATCCCGCACGACAAGCTCAACGTGAATGGCGGTGCCTGCGCACTGGGCCATCCCATCGGTGCCTCCGGTGCGCGTCTGGTGGTGACCCTGGTCAACGCCCTGCGCACGCGCGGTGGCAAGCGCGGCATTGCCACCCTGTGCATCGGTGGCGGCGAAGCAACCGCAATCGCCATCGAGTTGATTTAA
- a CDS encoding ligase-associated DNA damage response exonuclease: MAVNDDLVVLRPEGLYCAAGDFHIDPWRPVARAVITHGHGDHARPGMGEYHCSEGSLPILRWRLGDVPVQAHVEGVPFRLGQVQVSLHPAGHVLGSSQVRIDDGRQVWVASGDYKRQPDPTCAPFEVVPCDTFITEATFALPIYRWPDTPAVAAEIVAWRRECERRGEAAILLCYALGKAQRVLAELLPLDDRPAWLHGAIANGVAVYRQAGVPMLETLTVAEQGRQPDAAGQLILAPPSAAGTPWMRRFGRHQLGFASGWMQLRGNRRRRNVDRGFVISDHADWPALLQTIEQTGAQRVIATHGNTDALIPFLRERGVAAEAFRTDFGSEE; the protein is encoded by the coding sequence ATGGCAGTCAACGACGATCTGGTGGTGCTGCGCCCGGAGGGGCTGTACTGCGCCGCCGGCGATTTTCATATCGACCCGTGGCGACCGGTAGCGCGTGCGGTCATCACCCATGGCCACGGCGATCATGCCCGCCCGGGCATGGGCGAATATCACTGCAGCGAAGGCAGCCTGCCGATCCTGCGCTGGCGGCTGGGTGACGTGCCGGTGCAGGCGCATGTCGAGGGCGTGCCGTTCCGCCTGGGGCAGGTGCAGGTATCGCTGCATCCAGCCGGTCACGTGCTCGGTTCTTCGCAGGTGCGCATCGACGACGGGCGACAGGTCTGGGTGGCCTCCGGCGACTACAAGCGCCAACCTGATCCAACCTGTGCGCCATTCGAAGTGGTGCCCTGCGATACCTTCATCACCGAAGCCACCTTCGCCCTGCCCATCTACCGCTGGCCGGATACGCCGGCAGTGGCGGCCGAGATCGTGGCGTGGCGCCGCGAATGCGAACGACGCGGCGAGGCCGCGATCCTGCTGTGCTACGCACTGGGCAAGGCACAGCGGGTGCTGGCCGAGCTGCTGCCGCTGGACGATCGCCCAGCCTGGCTGCACGGCGCCATCGCCAATGGCGTGGCGGTCTACCGGCAGGCCGGCGTGCCGATGCTGGAGACGCTCACCGTGGCCGAGCAGGGCCGCCAGCCTGATGCCGCCGGCCAGCTGATCCTCGCCCCGCCGTCGGCTGCTGGCACGCCCTGGATGCGCCGCTTTGGCCGCCACCAGCTGGGCTTCGCATCCGGCTGGATGCAGCTGCGCGGCAATCGGCGGCGCCGTAATGTCGATCGCGGTTTCGTCATTTCCGATCACGCCGATTGGCCAGCGCTGCTGCAGACCATCGAACAGACGGGCGCCCAGCGGGTGATCGCTACCCATGGCAATACCGATGCGTTGATTCCGTTCCTGCGCGAGCGCGGCGTGGCTGCCGAAGCCTTCCGTACCGATTTCGGGAGCGAGGAATGA